In a genomic window of Allomeiothermus silvanus DSM 9946:
- a CDS encoding Crp/Fnr family transcriptional regulator produces the protein MEASAVLAQSPLFRGLESTDLVALAAEARFRSLAKGQTLFLQGDPVDALYLVARGLIKVYRFDPKGGRQVVLHLEGPHQAVAAVAVFLEQPYYPASAEALEDTLVLSIPREAFDRLVDTRASLARAVIRFLAKRQSQLVHLLDRLVFAEVGSRLAEYLLQRAEAEGPGFRLPTNPELAALLGTVPEAVSRKLGQFFREGLIEVKKRQVWVLDASALREIAEG, from the coding sequence GTGGAGGCGTCTGCGGTTTTAGCCCAAAGCCCGCTGTTCCGCGGGCTCGAGAGCACCGACTTGGTGGCCCTTGCGGCAGAAGCCCGCTTCCGCTCGCTTGCCAAGGGGCAGACCCTTTTCCTCCAAGGCGATCCGGTAGACGCGCTCTACCTGGTGGCGCGGGGGCTCATCAAGGTGTACCGCTTCGATCCCAAAGGGGGCCGTCAGGTGGTGCTGCACCTGGAAGGCCCGCACCAAGCGGTGGCAGCGGTAGCGGTGTTTCTCGAGCAACCCTATTATCCGGCCTCAGCAGAGGCACTCGAGGATACCCTGGTACTTTCTATTCCCCGAGAGGCCTTCGATCGCCTGGTGGACACCCGAGCATCCCTCGCCCGCGCCGTCATCCGCTTTTTGGCCAAGCGCCAGAGCCAGCTGGTACACCTGCTGGACCGGCTGGTCTTTGCTGAAGTCGGATCGCGGCTGGCCGAGTATCTCCTGCAGCGCGCCGAGGCCGAAGGCCCGGGCTTTCGCCTACCCACCAACCCCGAACTGGCCGCCCTGCTGGGTACGGTGCCCGAGGCGGTGAGCCGCAAGCTAGGACAGTTTTTCCGCGAAGGGCTGATCGAGGTGAAGAAGCGGCAAGTGTGGGTGTTGGATGCTTCAGCCTTGCGGGAGATCGCCGAGGGGTGA
- a CDS encoding YwiC-like family protein, with amino-acid sequence MTAQPKTARVPLKAVALPNEHGGWGFTLEPILLGLLVAPSWAGLGLSVFALAAFFTRHPLKLWLADVRKGKRFPRTPIAGRFALGYGTIGALGLLLALVGAKGPFYWPLLAALPLMAVQLWFDAHNKGRNLLPEISGAMAMGSIASGIGLAAGMEARLALGLWLVLGMRALAAIYYARAQVMRARGSAVNLRLTYAAESLAIGILLLGAIFGLVPWLSGVALGLLLPFSLYAFSRPPVPARIVGWSQMAFGLLVVLLTALGR; translated from the coding sequence ATGACCGCACAGCCTAAGACTGCAAGAGTACCGCTCAAGGCCGTGGCCCTCCCCAATGAGCACGGAGGTTGGGGGTTCACGCTCGAGCCCATCCTGCTCGGATTGCTGGTGGCCCCCAGTTGGGCCGGGCTGGGCCTGAGCGTCTTCGCCTTGGCCGCCTTTTTCACCCGCCACCCCTTGAAGCTATGGCTAGCCGACGTGCGCAAGGGAAAACGGTTCCCCCGCACCCCGATCGCGGGCCGCTTTGCGCTCGGCTACGGAACCATTGGAGCACTGGGGTTGCTGCTGGCTTTGGTGGGCGCCAAGGGGCCATTTTACTGGCCTTTGCTGGCTGCGTTGCCGCTCATGGCCGTCCAGTTATGGTTTGATGCCCACAATAAGGGCCGCAACCTGCTCCCGGAGATCTCGGGTGCCATGGCCATGGGCTCCATCGCCAGTGGGATAGGGCTGGCTGCCGGCATGGAAGCGCGGCTGGCCTTGGGCTTGTGGCTGGTGCTGGGAATGCGGGCGCTGGCGGCTATCTACTATGCCAGGGCCCAGGTGATGCGGGCCAGGGGTAGTGCGGTAAACCTCCGCTTGACGTACGCCGCCGAATCGTTGGCGATTGGGATTTTGCTCCTGGGGGCGATCTTTGGCCTGGTTCCCTGGCTGAGCGGGGTGGCGTTGGGTTTGTTGTTACCCTTCTCGCTGTATGCCTTCTCTAGACCACCAGTTCCAGCCAGGATAGTGGGCTGGAGCCAAATGGCCTTTGGCTTGCTGGTCGTGCTATTGACTGCCTTGGGGAGGTGA
- a CDS encoding DUF2249 domain-containing protein → MTQVMAKKAAPPHTEAEVNFMPIQILDVRSIPPRERHPRIFHLFDSLGDGQAFELVNDHDPKPLFYQFSAERPEQFGWEYLEQGPETWRVRIRKKG, encoded by the coding sequence ATGACTCAGGTCATGGCTAAAAAAGCCGCTCCTCCCCACACTGAAGCCGAGGTGAACTTCATGCCCATCCAGATACTTGATGTCCGCAGCATCCCCCCGCGCGAGCGCCACCCCAGGATCTTCCACCTCTTCGACAGCCTCGGGGACGGCCAGGCCTTCGAGCTGGTCAACGACCACGACCCCAAGCCACTGTTCTACCAGTTCAGCGCCGAGCGCCCCGAGCAGTTCGGCTGGGAGTATCTGGAGCAAGGCCCCGAGACCTGGCGGGTGAGGATCCGCAAGAAGGGATAG
- a CDS encoding metal-sulfur cluster assembly factor — MKSHSDPASAGTQVKSHSDPASAGTQMTEAQLSTQTLELLAWEALQQVYDPELGLDVVNLGLIYQLRLEPPQAFVQMTLTTPGCPLHGSMQGAIERALMQLPGITEVRVELVWDPPWSPARMSSEARRKLGWG, encoded by the coding sequence ATGAAGTCGCATAGTGACCCGGCTAGCGCCGGTACTCAAGTGAAGTCGCATAGCGACCCGGCTAGCGCCGGTACTCAGATGACCGAAGCGCAGCTCTCTACGCAGACCCTGGAGTTATTGGCCTGGGAGGCGCTCCAACAGGTCTATGACCCCGAGTTGGGGCTGGATGTAGTAAATCTGGGGCTCATCTATCAGCTGCGGCTCGAGCCCCCCCAGGCTTTTGTACAGATGACCCTGACCACCCCAGGTTGCCCACTGCATGGCTCGATGCAAGGGGCCATCGAGCGGGCGTTGATGCAGCTTCCGGGGATTACCGAGGTTCGGGTTGAACTGGTCTGGGACCCGCCTTGGAGCCCCGCGCGGATGTCGTCAGAAGCCCGCCGGAAGCTGGGCTGGGGTTGA
- a CDS encoding CoA-binding protein, with translation MTQAALREFLAATRTIAVLGAHTNHNKAAFYVPDYLYRHGYRILPVNPVFAGQTLWGQPFRPTLSEILEPVDIVEVFRRSEALLSHLEDILSLHPKLVWLQSGIRDDAFAEKLEDLGIGVIQDRCLMIVHRQLLGA, from the coding sequence ATGACCCAGGCTGCACTGCGCGAGTTCCTTGCAGCGACGCGAACCATCGCCGTGCTGGGCGCGCACACCAACCACAACAAAGCGGCTTTCTACGTGCCGGATTACCTCTACCGGCACGGTTACCGGATCCTCCCCGTCAACCCGGTATTCGCCGGACAAACCCTGTGGGGCCAACCTTTCCGCCCCACGCTGAGCGAGATCCTCGAGCCGGTCGACATCGTGGAGGTGTTCCGCCGCAGCGAAGCTCTGCTCTCTCACCTCGAGGATATCCTCTCCTTGCACCCCAAGCTGGTATGGTTGCAGTCGGGAATCCGCGACGATGCCTTCGCAGAAAAGCTCGAGGACCTCGGCATTGGGGTCATTCAAGACCGCTGTTTGATGATTGTCCACCGCCAACTGCTGGGAGCTTAG
- a CDS encoding tetratricopeptide repeat protein, whose translation MSGSHPTPQGLIEALATYLPIDRQQALAGGWTLPDRTQGAALSVDISGFTALTETLAETLGPHRGAEELTHRLNAIYDALIAEVHRYGGSVIGFSGDAITCWFDQDGGSRAVASALAMQAAMPQVGTVALPEGTSAQLAIRAAVVRGSVRRFSLGDPAIQRMDAIAGRTLDLLAEADHLAEPGEVVVAEGVEGLGELIEVSSWRGDPLGEVRVGLVGGLREPVTPHPWAPLTPAALSEGEVRPWVLPAVYERLRRGQGQFMADLRPVTALFLAFAGVAPDEDDDAGILLDAYIRRVQATLAHYEGTLVQLTFGDKGSYLYATFGAPVAHDDDALNAVSAALELLKPPANLSFIRSVHIGITHGQMYTGAYGSAQRRTYGALGDKTNLAARLMQQAKPGQILCDEEVYQQAQRRWTFEILPSVRVKGKAGKIRVYSPTGQPAGEKPEPPAEKALVGRKEVVARLQAALEALKAGQGQVLFIEGEAGIGKTRLVQELIRRLRELGLSGLLGGGHSIEQQTPYRAWRDVFASYFALEGLNDPLERQERVKRVVQEIAPKLTQRLPLLNDLLNLGLPDTPLTAALDPALRQESLVALLIQLLRAWTQERPLTLILEDAYWLDSLSWDLAVKVAKALLGSGEPLLLVMISRPISEQGLGVQAASALRGMPGSETLEIGALDVEETAELVAARLGLPVEKLPLPLARFVRERSGGNPFFSEELTYTLRDRGLIKLVGGPALEIDPKLFRTHSILPDTLQGLVLSRIDRLPPDRQLTLKISSVIGRNYPYPPLRDSVMRLAALGEPLLRQHLQELMHRSLILLEAPDPEPLYAFKHAITYEVTYQSLLFAQRRQIHRMLAEWYEEVHAADLASVYPLLAHHWMHAAEGSGDPALTLRAKGFLAKAGLRALQLCAYPEALSFLQRALALTPALPEQALERAGLLVSIGIAHEKLADYAAATLALQEALELARVVPDAQTESQVLSELSWIALRKGEYPQAEVLGQRALALAQQAGDKLASANAGSRLGILAFYRGDYPLAVQRFQEGLRLSQEAGDPYRIAGNLNSLGLVAIYQEDYAAATRYFEEALAIARALGNREAVGKFLTNLGLVAERQGDYPLAIRRYEESLAILREIGARHAALLNVLNLGDVATAQGDDEAAGRYYLEVLPEALALGALHVALGTVRGLAGVQARAGNHAQAARLIGLVLSHPASSAEERSSAEPILTFLQDRLPAAALEAALAQGKALLLETVAEELVTLRH comes from the coding sequence TTGAGCGGTTCACACCCCACCCCCCAGGGGCTCATAGAAGCCCTGGCGACCTATTTACCCATAGACCGGCAGCAGGCGCTGGCTGGGGGTTGGACGCTACCGGACCGCACTCAGGGCGCGGCCTTGTCGGTGGACATCTCGGGGTTTACTGCCCTGACCGAAACCTTAGCCGAAACCCTAGGCCCCCACCGCGGAGCAGAGGAACTCACCCACCGGCTCAATGCCATCTACGATGCCCTGATCGCCGAGGTCCACCGCTATGGTGGCAGCGTGATCGGCTTTAGCGGTGACGCCATCACCTGCTGGTTCGACCAGGACGGTGGGTCGCGGGCGGTTGCCAGTGCTTTAGCCATGCAGGCCGCCATGCCCCAGGTCGGGACGGTCGCGCTGCCCGAGGGCACCTCGGCGCAGCTGGCCATTCGGGCAGCAGTGGTGCGAGGTTCAGTGCGCCGCTTTTCCCTAGGCGACCCGGCTATTCAGCGGATGGACGCCATCGCTGGGCGGACCCTGGACCTCCTGGCGGAGGCCGACCACTTGGCGGAACCCGGTGAGGTGGTGGTGGCGGAGGGGGTCGAGGGGCTGGGTGAGCTGATTGAGGTCTCGAGCTGGCGCGGCGATCCTCTAGGCGAGGTGCGGGTAGGGTTGGTGGGTGGCCTGCGCGAGCCGGTCACCCCTCATCCCTGGGCGCCGCTGACCCCGGCTGCTCTGAGCGAGGGCGAGGTACGCCCCTGGGTCCTCCCGGCGGTATACGAGCGTCTGCGGCGCGGGCAGGGCCAGTTTATGGCCGATTTGCGCCCGGTGACAGCGCTCTTCTTGGCCTTTGCAGGGGTGGCCCCCGACGAGGATGACGACGCGGGAATCCTGCTCGATGCCTATATCCGGCGGGTTCAGGCTACCCTCGCCCATTACGAGGGCACCTTGGTACAGCTCACTTTTGGCGACAAGGGCAGCTACCTTTACGCAACTTTCGGGGCCCCGGTGGCTCATGACGACGACGCGCTCAATGCGGTCAGCGCGGCCTTGGAACTGCTCAAGCCTCCGGCCAACCTGAGCTTTATCCGTTCGGTTCATATCGGCATCACCCACGGCCAGATGTACACCGGGGCTTATGGCAGTGCCCAGCGCCGCACCTACGGGGCCTTGGGTGACAAGACCAATTTGGCGGCCCGGTTGATGCAGCAGGCCAAACCCGGCCAGATCCTTTGCGACGAGGAGGTCTACCAGCAAGCTCAGCGGCGGTGGACTTTCGAGATCCTCCCCTCGGTGCGGGTCAAGGGCAAGGCCGGGAAGATCCGGGTGTACTCGCCGACTGGGCAACCCGCCGGAGAAAAGCCCGAGCCTCCTGCCGAGAAAGCGCTGGTGGGGCGTAAGGAGGTAGTGGCCCGGTTGCAAGCCGCCCTCGAGGCCCTCAAGGCGGGACAGGGGCAGGTTTTGTTTATCGAGGGTGAGGCGGGTATCGGCAAGACCCGGTTGGTGCAGGAGTTGATCCGCCGCTTGCGTGAACTGGGGCTCAGTGGACTCCTGGGTGGCGGGCACAGCATCGAGCAGCAGACCCCCTACCGGGCCTGGCGCGATGTCTTCGCCTCCTATTTCGCACTGGAGGGGCTAAACGATCCGCTCGAGCGCCAGGAGCGGGTTAAGCGGGTGGTGCAGGAGATTGCGCCCAAGTTAACTCAGCGTTTGCCACTTCTCAACGACCTGCTCAACCTGGGTCTGCCTGATACCCCGCTTACTGCTGCTTTGGATCCGGCTTTGCGGCAAGAGAGCTTGGTGGCCCTTTTGATTCAGCTGTTGCGGGCGTGGACCCAGGAGCGCCCGCTGACCCTCATCCTGGAGGACGCCTACTGGCTGGATAGCCTCTCCTGGGACCTGGCAGTTAAGGTGGCCAAGGCCCTGCTGGGATCGGGCGAGCCGCTCTTGCTGGTGATGATCAGCCGCCCCATCAGCGAGCAGGGTTTGGGAGTGCAGGCTGCTAGTGCCCTACGGGGGATGCCGGGCAGCGAGACCCTGGAGATCGGGGCGCTGGACGTGGAGGAGACCGCCGAGCTGGTGGCAGCCCGCCTGGGGCTGCCGGTCGAAAAGCTGCCCCTCCCCTTGGCCCGTTTCGTGCGCGAGCGCTCGGGAGGAAACCCCTTCTTCTCGGAGGAACTCACCTACACCCTGCGGGACCGGGGGCTCATCAAGCTGGTCGGTGGCCCGGCCTTGGAGATCGACCCCAAACTCTTCCGCACCCATTCGATCCTGCCTGACACCCTCCAGGGCCTGGTTTTATCGCGCATCGACCGCTTGCCCCCCGATCGCCAGCTCACCCTCAAGATCTCCTCAGTTATCGGGCGCAACTACCCCTACCCTCCGCTGCGCGACAGCGTGATGCGGCTAGCTGCCTTGGGCGAACCGTTGTTGCGTCAGCACCTGCAAGAACTCATGCACCGCAGCCTGATTCTGCTCGAGGCTCCTGATCCTGAGCCGCTCTATGCCTTCAAACACGCCATCACCTACGAGGTGACCTACCAAAGCCTCTTGTTTGCCCAGCGCCGCCAGATTCACCGGATGCTGGCAGAGTGGTACGAAGAAGTCCATGCTGCCGATTTAGCCTCGGTCTACCCGCTCTTGGCCCATCACTGGATGCACGCTGCTGAGGGGAGCGGGGATCCAGCGCTCACCCTGCGGGCCAAGGGGTTTCTGGCGAAAGCGGGTCTGCGGGCGTTGCAACTTTGCGCCTACCCCGAGGCTCTGAGCTTTTTGCAGCGGGCGCTGGCCCTCACCCCGGCTCTCCCCGAGCAGGCCCTCGAGCGGGCCGGGCTCTTGGTCTCGATCGGGATCGCCCACGAGAAGCTAGCTGACTACGCCGCCGCCACCCTGGCCTTGCAGGAGGCGCTCGAGCTGGCCCGCGTGGTTCCCGACGCCCAGACCGAAAGCCAGGTCCTGTCCGAACTGAGCTGGATCGCCCTACGCAAAGGCGAGTATCCCCAGGCTGAAGTGCTGGGCCAGCGAGCACTTGCGCTGGCTCAGCAGGCGGGGGACAAGTTAGCTAGCGCCAACGCGGGCTCGCGGCTGGGTATCCTGGCTTTTTACCGGGGGGACTATCCCCTGGCAGTCCAGCGCTTCCAAGAGGGGCTGAGGCTATCCCAGGAGGCTGGGGACCCCTACCGGATTGCCGGGAACCTCAACAGCCTGGGGTTAGTCGCCATCTACCAAGAAGATTACGCGGCGGCTACCCGCTACTTTGAGGAGGCGTTGGCCATCGCCCGGGCGCTGGGCAACCGTGAGGCGGTGGGGAAGTTCCTGACCAACCTGGGTCTGGTTGCCGAGCGGCAGGGGGACTATCCTTTGGCCATCCGGCGCTATGAGGAAAGCCTTGCCATCCTACGCGAGATCGGGGCTCGCCACGCGGCCCTGCTCAATGTGCTCAACCTGGGCGACGTGGCGACCGCTCAGGGCGATGACGAGGCCGCCGGGCGCTACTACCTGGAGGTGCTCCCAGAAGCGCTGGCCCTGGGGGCTTTGCACGTGGCGTTGGGCACAGTACGAGGGTTGGCCGGGGTGCAGGCTCGAGCAGGGAACCACGCTCAGGCGGCGAGGCTGATCGGACTGGTGCTGAGCCACCCGGCCAGCAGCGCAGAGGAGCGTTCGTCCGCGGAGCCGATCCTTACCTTCCTACAGGATAGGCTCCCCGCAGCAGCGCTCGAGGCCGCCCTGGCGCAGGGCAAAGCGTTGCTTCTGGAAACGGTCGCTGAGGAACTGGTGACCCTGCGGCACTGA
- a CDS encoding indolepyruvate ferredoxin oxidoreductase subunit alpha, giving the protein MAYVIAEPCIGHKDLSCTVVCPTEAIGGRPSDPQLYIDPDLCIHYGLCASVCPVGAIFPQEDLPEAWAAYAEGNRDYFRRWGA; this is encoded by the coding sequence GTGGCCTATGTCATCGCCGAGCCCTGCATCGGCCATAAGGACCTGAGCTGCACGGTGGTCTGTCCCACCGAAGCTATCGGGGGGCGGCCCAGCGACCCACAGCTTTACATCGATCCCGACCTCTGCATTCACTACGGGCTGTGCGCGAGCGTCTGCCCGGTCGGGGCCATCTTCCCCCAGGAAGACCTACCTGAAGCCTGGGCCGCCTACGCCGAGGGCAACCGCGACTACTTCCGCCGCTGGGGAGCCTGA
- a CDS encoding A/G-specific adenine glycosylase — protein sequence MDQGGGVVLGGDLHGQSIQRALLDWYQEKRRELPWRGESDPYRILLSEVLLQQTRVNQAIPYYRRFLERFPTLAALAKAPLEEVLRVWQGAGYYARARNLHQLSQQTPTLVLRHEQLLRLPGLGPYTAAAVASIAFSEPVAAVDGNVRRVLSRFFAWENPTSRQIQEKADQLLQRDAPGDWNQALMELGATVCTPRNPRCTACPISWGCRGKQHPERYPRRKPRQLTKVLMAALVLEGPEGIYLEPRSGPVLGGLWGVPMAEGLDGLKKRLGVRTAEYVGEVRHRFTHRKLTVKVYRARWDGPGYSPTHKPLSKLDQKILKKCLPCGPSNDKASAFRPASGQAQPLFAHPGVGSLAEDAQAQAVEALEPS from the coding sequence GTGGACCAGGGCGGTGGGGTAGTCCTTGGGGGTGATCTCCATGGACAGAGCATACAAAGGGCTTTACTGGATTGGTATCAAGAGAAGCGGCGTGAGCTGCCCTGGCGCGGCGAGAGCGACCCCTATCGAATCCTGCTCTCCGAGGTGCTGCTGCAGCAAACCCGGGTAAACCAAGCTATTCCCTACTACCGCCGGTTTCTCGAGCGCTTTCCCACCCTAGCCGCTTTGGCAAAAGCTCCGCTCGAGGAGGTTTTGCGGGTATGGCAAGGAGCTGGGTACTACGCCCGGGCGCGTAACCTGCACCAGCTGTCCCAGCAGACCCCGACGCTTGTTCTTCGGCATGAACAGCTCCTTCGGCTCCCTGGCCTGGGCCCCTACACGGCGGCCGCGGTCGCCTCGATTGCTTTTAGCGAACCGGTGGCTGCTGTAGACGGAAACGTGCGGAGGGTCTTGTCGCGCTTTTTCGCCTGGGAAAACCCCACCTCTCGGCAGATCCAAGAAAAAGCGGATCAGCTCTTGCAGCGAGATGCCCCCGGCGATTGGAATCAGGCCCTGATGGAGTTAGGAGCGACGGTTTGCACGCCGCGAAACCCGCGCTGTACCGCCTGCCCCATCTCCTGGGGGTGCCGGGGGAAGCAGCACCCTGAGCGCTACCCCCGGCGCAAACCCCGGCAGCTCACCAAGGTATTGATGGCTGCGCTGGTGCTCGAAGGGCCGGAGGGAATCTACCTCGAGCCCCGTAGCGGCCCTGTGCTAGGCGGCTTGTGGGGCGTGCCGATGGCCGAGGGGCTGGATGGACTAAAAAAGCGTCTGGGAGTTAGGACAGCCGAGTACGTGGGCGAGGTGCGGCACAGGTTCACCCACCGCAAGCTCACCGTGAAGGTGTACCGTGCCCGCTGGGACGGTCCCGGCTACAGCCCAACGCACAAACCACTCTCCAAGCTCGACCAGAAGATCCTAAAGAAGTGTTTGCCCTGCGGGCCAAGCAACGACAAAGCCTCAGCCTTTCGCCCAGCCAGCGGCCAAGCGCAGCCCCTCTTCGCACATCCGGGCGTAGGTTCCCTCGCCGAGGACGCACAAGCCCAGGCCGTAGAGGCCCTCGAGCCGAGCTAG
- a CDS encoding indolepyruvate ferredoxin oxidoreductase subunit alpha has translation MPHVIAEPCIGVKDRSCQEVCPVECIYDGGDQLYIHPDECIDCGACVPACPVSAIYPQEDLPAEWYSYIEKNRRLSAGPNQHRPEE, from the coding sequence ATGCCCCACGTGATCGCTGAACCCTGCATCGGCGTGAAGGACCGCAGCTGCCAGGAAGTCTGCCCGGTGGAATGCATCTACGATGGAGGCGACCAACTCTATATCCACCCCGACGAGTGCATCGACTGCGGAGCGTGTGTCCCCGCCTGCCCGGTCTCGGCCATCTACCCCCAAGAAGACTTGCCAGCAGAGTGGTATAGCTACATCGAGAAAAACCGCCGCCTCTCGGCAGGCCCCAACCAACACCGCCCGGAGGAATGA
- a CDS encoding metallophosphoesterase family protein — MRVAILSDIHGNLPALEAALADLEGLDADLVVVNGDCINRGPANREVIERMWELAQRGKFRFTLGNHDDLVLRWARHDPSLSELYDDPLFVSTSWAASQLQPEHLEWIAALPYQIYLEELGLRIAHGSPRHYREGYDERLSDMAIAEIVQEYPARTLVGSHTHRPYVRQQGGTLVLNSGAVGSPFNGDPRAQYMLLEISPEQTRWEFRQVPYDLEAALRAFHASGLLEEGGLGAHLFYLELKTARSLLTPFLLWAVAQGLPRDWDSWRLFQQAHPERFSVR; from the coding sequence GTGCGGGTGGCTATCCTCAGCGATATTCACGGGAACCTTCCGGCCTTAGAGGCGGCGCTGGCCGACCTCGAGGGCCTGGACGCCGACTTGGTGGTGGTAAACGGCGACTGTATCAACCGGGGGCCTGCTAACCGCGAGGTCATCGAGCGGATGTGGGAGTTGGCGCAAAGGGGTAAATTTCGCTTCACCCTGGGAAACCACGACGATCTGGTACTGCGCTGGGCGCGGCATGACCCCAGCCTCTCCGAGCTTTACGACGATCCCTTATTCGTCTCCACCAGTTGGGCGGCGAGCCAGCTACAGCCCGAGCATCTGGAGTGGATCGCAGCCCTTCCCTACCAGATTTACCTGGAAGAACTCGGCCTCCGCATCGCCCACGGCTCACCCCGCCACTACCGCGAGGGCTACGACGAGCGCCTCTCGGATATGGCCATCGCCGAGATCGTGCAGGAGTACCCGGCCCGGACCTTGGTGGGATCGCATACCCACCGGCCCTACGTGCGCCAACAGGGGGGCACGCTGGTGCTCAACAGCGGGGCGGTGGGCTCGCCTTTCAACGGCGATCCTCGGGCACAATATATGCTGCTTGAAATCTCACCGGAACAAACCCGCTGGGAGTTCCGCCAGGTCCCCTACGACCTAGAGGCGGCCTTACGGGCCTTTCACGCCTCGGGGCTCTTGGAAGAAGGAGGGTTGGGAGCGCACCTGTTTTACCTCGAGTTGAAAACCGCCCGCTCCTTGCTGACCCCTTTTTTGCTGTGGGCCGTGGCCCAGGGGCTACCCCGTGACTGGGATTCCTGGCGGCTATTTCAGCAGGCGCATCCTGAGCGGTTTTCCGTTCGTTGA
- a CDS encoding FAD-dependent oxidoreductase produces MDYDVLIVGAGFAGAEAAYALARRGVRVGLCTQSLDTVFLPFTPVMPPFPEGTLLAEVGFAGAKGWEIHARAKYKLEAEPNLHLFQSSATRLLLEGGRVGGVETWEGPQRRAGRVVLAVGSFIDPKLAIGKVVEAAGRLSEAAYPDLYQDLLAHGFRFVERKAEVPPLEGTPGYSVTFKVLAPEEWEVETFRLARLEGLYGLGLCVLGEGTYARMCEEGLRLAAGWAKG; encoded by the coding sequence ATGGACTACGACGTGCTGATTGTGGGCGCAGGGTTCGCTGGCGCGGAGGCGGCCTATGCCTTGGCAAGAAGAGGGGTTCGCGTAGGGCTTTGCACCCAAAGCCTGGACACGGTGTTTTTGCCCTTTACCCCGGTCATGCCGCCCTTTCCTGAAGGGACCCTCCTGGCCGAGGTCGGGTTTGCCGGGGCGAAGGGCTGGGAGATCCACGCCAGGGCCAAATACAAGCTCGAGGCCGAGCCCAACCTGCACTTGTTTCAATCCTCGGCGACGCGGCTGTTGCTGGAGGGAGGTCGGGTAGGCGGGGTGGAGACTTGGGAAGGCCCCCAGCGCCGGGCCGGGCGGGTGGTGCTGGCGGTGGGGAGCTTTATTGACCCCAAACTCGCCATCGGCAAGGTGGTAGAGGCGGCGGGGCGCCTTTCTGAGGCAGCCTACCCCGATCTATATCAGGATCTGCTCGCCCACGGATTCCGCTTCGTGGAGCGAAAGGCCGAAGTTCCCCCGCTGGAGGGGACCCCCGGCTACAGCGTGACGTTCAAAGTCTTGGCGCCGGAGGAGTGGGAGGTAGAGACGTTCAGGCTAGCTCGGCTCGAGGGCCTCTACGGCCTGGGCTTGTGCGTCCTCGGCGAGGGAACCTACGCCCGGATGTGCGAAGAGGGGCTGCGCTTGGCCGCTGGCTGGGCGAAAGGCTGA
- a CDS encoding cupin domain-containing protein, giving the protein MYRYLPDIQQEAAVQPDGILSRVLHNKGGVRVVIFAFDAGQELSEHTASRPAILQVLAGTGALRLGADEREARPGTWAYLPAGLVHAIRAESPLTLLLTLLPKE; this is encoded by the coding sequence ATGTACCGCTATCTACCCGACATCCAGCAAGAAGCTGCGGTGCAGCCCGATGGTATCTTGAGCCGTGTGCTGCACAACAAGGGCGGCGTCCGCGTAGTAATTTTCGCCTTCGATGCAGGTCAAGAGCTCAGCGAACACACTGCTTCCAGGCCCGCTATCCTCCAAGTGCTCGCTGGCACGGGTGCCCTCAGGCTGGGGGCGGACGAACGCGAGGCCCGCCCTGGCACCTGGGCCTATCTGCCCGCCGGGTTGGTCCACGCCATCCGGGCCGAAAGTCCCCTCACCCTCCTGCTAACCTTGCTCCCCAAGGAGTGA
- a CDS encoding DUF2270 domain-containing protein — MEITPKDYPTALVHLYRGEIGRMVVYRTRLDTTTNWAVGTTAAMVSFALGNAQVPHFVFVLALFLNLMFLWMEARRYRYYELIRGRVRWLESGFYAQVLLGASTDWQAPLRESLIRPRLPISHLQALSVRLRRNYLWLLAVVYAGWLLKLDLHSASFISGARIGPLPGFWVLILALLLFLALVAISLHYRPLEDE; from the coding sequence ATGGAGATCACCCCCAAGGACTACCCCACCGCCCTGGTCCACCTCTACCGGGGCGAGATCGGGCGGATGGTGGTATACCGCACCCGCCTCGACACCACTACCAACTGGGCGGTGGGCACCACTGCGGCGATGGTATCGTTCGCTTTGGGTAACGCCCAGGTGCCGCACTTCGTCTTCGTGTTGGCCCTTTTCTTGAACCTGATGTTCTTGTGGATGGAAGCCCGCCGCTATCGTTACTACGAGCTGATCCGGGGGCGGGTTCGGTGGCTCGAGAGCGGTTTTTACGCCCAAGTGCTCTTGGGTGCTTCCACCGATTGGCAAGCCCCGCTGCGGGAGAGCCTGATCCGTCCCCGGCTTCCCATCAGCCATCTGCAAGCCCTTTCGGTTCGGCTGCGCCGTAACTACCTGTGGCTGCTGGCAGTGGTCTACGCGGGTTGGTTGCTGAAGCTCGACCTGCACAGCGCTTCTTTCATCAGCGGAGCCCGCATCGGCCCGCTGCCGGGGTTTTGGGTGCTGATCCTGGCGCTGTTGCTGTTTCTTGCTCTGGTCGCGATCTCGCTGCACTACCGACCCCTTGAGGACGAGTGA